ATCGAGCTTGTGCTGCTTGTTGTAATCGAAGGTGATGCCCAGGGCGCTGGTGATCCGGCCTTCGTTGAACTGGCCGTCCATCGAGACCCCGTCGACGTCCTGACCGACGAAGGCGTAAGGCGATGCCGTGACGCTGGTGCCGAGGAAGTTGTTGTAATCAAGCTGGCCACGCAGGCGATAACCCCAGGCGAAGTCGGTGACATACCCATCGTTCTTGCAGCCGGCCGGACTGGAGTTGACCAGGCTAGGCACCGGGCTGGTACAGGTGTTGCCACCGGCGGGAATGGTCGGTGACGAACCCAGGCCGTAGATGAAGCCACGACCGTAGCGGCGGTCATCGTCATCCTGGGGAATGTTGTTCCACTGGAAACCGACTTCAGCGACCACCGTCAGGTTCTCGGCCTTGAGCACGTTGGGGAACACGTTCACGCCATTGACCTGGAACTGGGTTTTTTCATAACGATCCCAGCCTGCGGTAAACGACTGGCTTTGCACTTTGACCAGCTGCAGCAGGTCGGCCGCCGGGCCGACACCGGCCAGGGCGCCGTTGAGCAAATCGCCGCCATTGATCTGCGCCGGCTGGTTAGGCGAGTAGCTCAGTTCCGAGCCGATCGACCATCCGCCCAGAGTGGTGGTGAAGCTCAGGCCGTACAGGCGAATGTCTTCCGGGTATTCCCAACTGGGCCCGACGAACTGGCCCTGGGCGTTGCGTGCCACCGCTCCCGGTGTCCCGGCGTTGGGAAACTCCGTCAGCGCTGCGCTACCGGTGCTGCGCAAGCCCAGGTACGGCGTGCGCGAGTGATAGTTGAGGTAGTACAGGCCCAACTCGCCGTCGAGGGCATCCAGCGGGAAGCGGAACGCCACGCCCCACTGGCCGCTGTCGTGGGGCTCCTTGCCCTTGATCTCCGGCAGGTAGGCGCCGGCGGCAATCTTGGTCGGCGACGATGGATTGGTGCCACCGAGGAAGGTGCCCAGTTGGCAATCGCCAAAGTCCTGGCCAATGGCGCTCTCGGTGACCGACCAATAATGTCCGCAACCTTCGATGGCGGTGGCTTCGTACTTGAGCTGGTAGAACGCCTCCATGGAAATCCCGGCCGGCAGGCCGATGTTCATGTAGCCCATCCACACCGGGATCAGGGCTTCCTTGAGTTCGGTTCCGGGCCGGCGCAAGGCCGGTACGTCCAGCGGGTTGATCTGGTTGATGCCCTGGATGTAGGCACTCTCGCCCCAGTTCACCACCTGGCGACCGAGGCGCACCTGGACTGGCGTCTCATCGAAGTAGTAGGTGTTGTAGGCGTAGGCATCGAGCAGGTAGACGCCGCTGAATTTCTGCAGGTCGGCATAGCCATCGTCGTTCAGCGGCTTCTTGCGATAGCCGTTGGAGGCACTGCCGAAATTGACGTCCTCGTCTTTCAGCGCCTCGTCATACCAGCCCTTGACCCGGACCAGGCCGCCCATGTCGCCATTGCGCAGTGACAGGTCGGTGACGAACTTGGCGATGGTCGAGACGCGGTCGCCCTTGTCGTAGTTGAGGTTGCCGGCGTCTACCGACCCGCCGTTGCCGCCGGACTTGCCGAGCAAGGCGCCGTTGGCCGCGCTGTAGAGATCGTGGTCCTGATCCTCGGCACGCCATTGCGAACCCACCGACAGCGTGGTGTTCCACTCCCCTTCCCAGCCGTTTTCCAGCTGGAATGGCAGTGCTTGCGCCGCGCCCGCAGACGCCAGGGAAATGGCCACGGCCAGGGGTTTGACCAGGGTATGAACGTTGTAATTCCTGTTGTGCATGCAGACCTCCGCCATCGCCCTTACCGTGCGGAGTCAGTCTTGACCCCTTGGCTGAGCGTTCTTGTTTGTTTGCGCAAGCATGCAGAGGGGGGGCAAAATATCCTTTGTCATTTCACGTCAGAAGTTTGTCATTTGCCGTCACCGATCGAATTGACCTGTTCGTCGGTGGAAAATGCAGAGACGATGACACTGCTCGCCTTGCGGGATCGAACATGACCCGGCAAGGCGCCCGCTTCATAGAATAAGAGCCAGAAGCCTCGACCATGACTGCCTTGATCAAAACCACCTCCCTGACCGGGTTTCCCGAGCTTGTACGGGAACTGGGCGGTAATCCCGAGGACCTGCTGCGCCAAATGCAGATCGAACCCAGGCTGCTCGACAATGGCTCGGCGGTGATTCCGTACCGGGCGATGATCAACCTGCTCGAACTGAGTGCCGAACAGTTGCAATGCACTGACTTCGGCCTGCGTCTGGCCGAGCGACAAAGCATCACCATCCTCGGTCCGCTGGCGGTGATCGCGCAAAATGCGCGCAACCTCGGCGAAGCGCTGTCGGAGGTTACCCGCTACCTGCACACCTATAGCCCTGGCGTGCAGGTGAGCCTGGACACCGAGATCGACGCCACGCATCCGTACCTGATTTATGAGTTGCGTCTGCGCCCTGCTCCGCGCCAACGCCAGATCATCGAGCTGACGCTGGGGGTGATGTTCAAAACCTTGCAGATGCTCTACGGGCCGGGTTTCCGTCCGCATTCGGTGCTATCGCGCACCGAGGCACGATTGCCGCAGAGTCGTTACCAGCGCTTCTTTGGTGCCCGCACTTATTTCGGCCAGGCGCACAATGCCCTGGTGCTTATGCCGGATTGCCTGAGCAAGCCGATCGACCAGCACAACATTCAGTTGCACGACACCATGATGGATTACGTCAGCAACATGGATGTCGCCAACCCACTGGAAATCGGCAGCCAGGTCGAGGCCTCGATCCGCCGCCTGTTGCCCACCCAGCGCTGCGCCTTGCCGCTGATCGCCGAACAACTTGGCCTGCGTGAACGCTCGCTGCAACGGCGTCTGGCCGAAAGCGAACTGGTGTTCGAAGACATGGTCGAGCTGGCGCGCCGGGAGTTGGCCGAGCTGTATCTGGCCGAGGCGAACATGCCCATGGCCCAGATTGCCGGCCTGCTGGGCTATGCCGAGCAGAGTTCGTTCAATCGCGCCTGCAAGCGCTGGTACGGTGTGCCGCCGAGGGTACGCCGTACCCAATTGCGCGCCGACCCGCAGGCCGGCACGCAGTTCAGGGCGATAAAAACTCAGTCGTAGGTGATGATGATTTTCGCGTGCTCGTCGGGCTGGGTCAGGTCGGTGAAGGCACCGGCCACCTGGTCCAGCGACACGCGACCGGTAATCATCGGCGCGCCGTCGAGCTTGCCGTCGGCCAGGGCATGCAGGGTGTGGGCGAACTCTTCACCGGTGTAGCCGAAGGAAAAATGCACGTTCATTTCCTTGCTGATGCCCATCAGCGGCTCGATCCGGTCGCTCTCCATGCACACCCCGACCACAA
This region of Pseudomonas fluorescens genomic DNA includes:
- a CDS encoding DUF1302 domain-containing protein encodes the protein MHNRNYNVHTLVKPLAVAISLASAGAAQALPFQLENGWEGEWNTTLSVGSQWRAEDQDHDLYSAANGALLGKSGGNGGSVDAGNLNYDKGDRVSTIAKFVTDLSLRNGDMGGLVRVKGWYDEALKDEDVNFGSASNGYRKKPLNDDGYADLQKFSGVYLLDAYAYNTYYFDETPVQVRLGRQVVNWGESAYIQGINQINPLDVPALRRPGTELKEALIPVWMGYMNIGLPAGISMEAFYQLKYEATAIEGCGHYWSVTESAIGQDFGDCQLGTFLGGTNPSSPTKIAAGAYLPEIKGKEPHDSGQWGVAFRFPLDALDGELGLYYLNYHSRTPYLGLRSTGSAALTEFPNAGTPGAVARNAQGQFVGPSWEYPEDIRLYGLSFTTTLGGWSIGSELSYSPNQPAQINGGDLLNGALAGVGPAADLLQLVKVQSQSFTAGWDRYEKTQFQVNGVNVFPNVLKAENLTVVAEVGFQWNNIPQDDDDRRYGRGFIYGLGSSPTIPAGGNTCTSPVPSLVNSSPAGCKNDGYVTDFAWGYRLRGQLDYNNFLGTSVTASPYAFVGQDVDGVSMDGQFNEGRITSALGITFDYNKQHKLDFSYVSFDNSAEYDPLHDRDFYSANYSYSF
- a CDS encoding AraC family transcriptional regulator, with amino-acid sequence MTALIKTTSLTGFPELVRELGGNPEDLLRQMQIEPRLLDNGSAVIPYRAMINLLELSAEQLQCTDFGLRLAERQSITILGPLAVIAQNARNLGEALSEVTRYLHTYSPGVQVSLDTEIDATHPYLIYELRLRPAPRQRQIIELTLGVMFKTLQMLYGPGFRPHSVLSRTEARLPQSRYQRFFGARTYFGQAHNALVLMPDCLSKPIDQHNIQLHDTMMDYVSNMDVANPLEIGSQVEASIRRLLPTQRCALPLIAEQLGLRERSLQRRLAESELVFEDMVELARRELAELYLAEANMPMAQIAGLLGYAEQSSFNRACKRWYGVPPRVRRTQLRADPQAGTQFRAIKTQS